The window GGGATATGAACCGTTTTTAAATGCGTTAGCTTCCAATAGATTTTTTGACCTCCTGCTGTGATAAGTTCAACAATATTATTGTGAATACTTTTCACTAACCCTACTTTATTTGGGTTATCACCTAAATCAAAAACAAGGAGTTTACCCTCATATTTTTTTAATTGTTCATCAAATGAGCGAGACAACGGAATACTTGAAGGAACAACAGGTAAAACTGCATTACTCAGTGTATAAGGTGTTAATTGACTTGAATAGGGAATTAGCCATTTAAGATGCTGCATGGAAATAAATAAGGTTTTATAAACTGGTGAGTAAAAGACAATATAATCATTTAAAACACTGGTTATATATCCATGAATAGAGCGATTTCCGGTAACAAAAACCTCCAGGAATTGCCCTTTGGCATTATTGAGTATTTTTCGGTAAGAGATGGTTTCCTTCTCATTTTGAAATGGCATTTTTCCAGTTGGTTGCACTGTTCCTTCTTCATTTATTTTGATGGTTCTTTCTTTAATATTATGGAGGTGCATGAGTGGAATGTATAAATATTCCTGTCCATCAAAAAGGACTAAAATATCAAGACCAATGTCAAGAAGTATTCCTGTAAAAAATGTTCTTCCTGATATTTCAATCTCGACTTCCATATTCAAATAGCTTTTGATCCCAGTCATTTCATCCCCCCTCCTTTTTAAAATTCTAGATAAAATGGTGCATCAGTATTAATCACTAATGCACCATTCATTTATTGCTATAAGTGGTATGTTTATGCGGCTTTTTAATAGAATTTATTTACTACCCTTCCAAACATAATCGATTGTTTTCACAACTTTCTCCCGTTGATATTCTTTACTTTCAGATCTTCTAGAAGTTTTTCTGGATTCTTTTTCTTTGTTTTTGTCCTTGTTCTTGTTTTCATTTCTTTCATTTTTCGCATTATTGGAATTTTGTGTCGACTGATCGTTACTTTGATTCTCTTCACTGTTTTCATTCTGATTGTTTTGACTTAATGACCCTTTTGGACCAGAGCTAATGCTTCTAATATGGTATGGGTGGATTCGTAGTACTTCCTCGTTGCTTACAAGTGTATAGTGACCACCTGCATTTTCAACTAATACACCTTCCATTGCTTCAGGGCCCCCACGATTTATTGACACCCACTTATGCGCCATATGGCTAAATACACCATGAAAATCTTCTGCCTCAAGAAACTCTGGATAGGTAATGATTTGTTGATTATTATTTTGATTATTATTTTGATTATTATTGTTATTGTTATTATTATCGTCGTTAGTTTGGTACTTGCTCACACTTTTTACGTGATCAATATTAAAATAAACAATCCCATCATCTTCCGTGTATAGGATAACAAAACCGTTTGCTACACCAAGTAAGGTTCCATATTTTGTTTCTGGTCCACCTTGGTTAATTTGAATCGTTTCTTTTAATAAGTGATTTAATAGCTGAGAAAAATTGGCTGCCTCAAAGAATTCGACTGTATCTTCATTGGTTTCGGTTACTTGAGTGGAATTAGTCTTTGAATCCTCGCTTATGCTTTTTACATGACGTGCTTGATAATAAACCACCGTATTTTGATTGTTGTTTTGTTGATCGTTATTTTGATTGTTGTTCTGTTGCCCATTTTTCTGGTTGTTATTGTTATTGTTGTTATTGTTGTTGTTATTATTGTTGTTGTTGTTTTGTGCATAAAGTGCTACGTAGTCAGATTTAACATCCAGTAATTTCCCAGTTTTTGATTCTGGTCCTCCTCGGTAAATTGTTACAACTTTACCTTTTAGGGACTCGAGAAACGAGTGATATGATTCGGATAGATCATTACCATCCACATTTTCACTTATCATTATTATCCTCCTTGTCATTTATCCATATTGGTTATTTATAATGCATATATACGTATCTCGTGTGTATAATGACCTAATTAACTTGCCTAATTATGAAAATAAATCTGTTGCCTATCATTCCTTTAGTCTAGTTTATATAATTTGCTTTTAATATATTTTGACCTCCCTTCAATGAAACGGGAAATGAATTCTGGTTCTTTATCAAACTTTTCAATCTTTTCTCTTTCATATGGATCCTGCAAGACAAATGGACGGATATTCTGATGCATTGTCTGTATTATGGGTTCCATATAGTCTATGTTGAATTGTTGGTTTAAGATTTGTTCTAATAAAGTCTTGTATCTCTTCCGAAATGAATCTACATCTAGAATACGAGCAGTTAGTGTATTAAAGCCTTCAATTCTTACATATTTTTCGTCCATAAATTTCCCATTAACATCTCTTCCCCACGTCGCATCATAATCCCATGGGATGATTTCGAACTGTCCAGTTTCTCCATTGCGATATAGTGCATAATTGTGAACAAATCCATCATAGTTTTGCGTGAACACGACTCCAGCAAGCCAACGAAGATATTTATCTACATTTATATATTTTTCAATTTCTATTTCAAAATCAGCCCTCAATATCGTATTCACTTTGATGATCATCTCTTGCAAATAATAATCATCAATCTCTGTTCCACATTTTTTTTGATACCCTAATTCTAGCGACTTTTTTACTTCTTTATCGAGGTCACTCATTAATGAAAAATTGGCATCTCCATCCACTGCGTAAAAAATTGCCCCAGCTGGAAGCTTCCTGTTAGCTAAAAAAAATTCATCAACAGATTCTAATTCGAGATATACTCCTACGTTTTTTCCGTTTATTTTTAAAAAAACATGTCTTGATTGTGGAGACAAGAGCCCGATATCCGAAAAAAAGTCTAACGATAATTTATTTCTTATCAAGGACGGATCTTTATATTCGGCGTTTAAATGGACCTCTTTAGCATTTCGAACCGTTGCAGGTTTAAAAAAAGTGACATGGTAAGATTTTTTATCAAAGTCGCGGATATGGGATCCACGATAAGCGATATCAATATCATATTTACTTTTTTTAACCGTTAATTTCGCCGGGACAGGATCATCACACCAAATATCCCTTCTCAGCTCAATAATGTCTAAAGGATGAATAAATAGCTGATATAACGGAATGTTTGAGTTGGTATACTTATCCAAATTCATAACCCTTTCCTTTTTAATCTATTCCTATGAAAAATAAAGACAAATGACACATAGGGCACTCATCTATTTTTTTAAAACTAAACTTTTGTCTCAGACATTTTATGTGTGGTTGCGTACTTTATATTAGGGAAAAGAACTAGCTGGGTATTTAAGGATATTATTTTCATAATATTGTAGTTTCTTTTTCCATGATATTAGAAAAAGGAGGTTTCTTAATGGGACTATTTTCAGGTGATGATATTCAGCGTGCAGCTGATAATGCAAATGGGATGGGATTATGGGATTTCATGTTCCAAGATCCAAGAGGTCGTAATAAACATGCAAACTCCAGAACAAATAGAAAAAGTCAAAATGTGAGCGTATCACGCCCTAGCAGACAAAGCA of the Bacillus sp. 1NLA3E genome contains:
- a CDS encoding CotH kinase family protein; its protein translation is MNLDKYTNSNIPLYQLFIHPLDIIELRRDIWCDDPVPAKLTVKKSKYDIDIAYRGSHIRDFDKKSYHVTFFKPATVRNAKEVHLNAEYKDPSLIRNKLSLDFFSDIGLLSPQSRHVFLKINGKNVGVYLELESVDEFFLANRKLPAGAIFYAVDGDANFSLMSDLDKEVKKSLELGYQKKCGTEIDDYYLQEMIIKVNTILRADFEIEIEKYINVDKYLRWLAGVVFTQNYDGFVHNYALYRNGETGQFEIIPWDYDATWGRDVNGKFMDEKYVRIEGFNTLTARILDVDSFRKRYKTLLEQILNQQFNIDYMEPIIQTMHQNIRPFVLQDPYEREKIEKFDKEPEFISRFIEGRSKYIKSKLYKLD